The following proteins are co-located in the Mesotoga sp. BH458_6_3_2_1 genome:
- a CDS encoding InlB B-repeat-containing protein: protein MTKHVLIITLLVILLTLSSCAKKNQHLITLIANPAEGGQVSGGRKYSHESPVTAIATPNQDWQFVSWTESGLEQSENPVYEFLAERDRTLVANFVRTSHEVTVEATPEIGGIVGGGGLFDHGSEVTVVATPNEGWRFMYWTEDLSKVDESESYSFLITEDRELTAHFAREFTITLSWNGNGSVNTSDSIEMVNDSEDFRFSSYEDLKGIWDGTMKWGINEDRGFVIAIEMQDEGKFGGIAAVDNGPHDIALKGSVNEDGDVEFSFTVESSLPGVEDYLFSFDGTVEETSISGNYTVREGRDLYKQGTFEMEKRYSEQVLVELGEDITFDIIPGSDWYTDEVIVDWLSAGTLTEYTFENVERNHYLHVEFKPVTHTITSGAEAGGRIVPSGDIEVVQGGNQVFNIFADEGYAIEDVEVDGLSIGPVAIYEFENVTAGHTIFARFIKTYTITASAGVGGTITPSGEVTVFQGWGQSFAISPSKGYAIQDVVVDGSSVGKIDSYVFYHVMADHTIHASFQEVLPPGMWQRSLGGTKNDSSNEICQTYDGGFIILGHTLSNDIDVSGNHGNGDAWIAKVNPNGWLSWQNCIGGSNLDYGRSIKEVSDGNFILCGNTFSSSINSNDFEQEAVNYGDAWIAKINKTGGIIWKKILGGNNGDIFRSIIQTVDGGFAVLGNTSSSDGDIAFNNGGSDLWIVKLDETGEIEWQECLGGSGDEYGNSIHQTTDGGYLLCGQTDSDDGDVSGTHDTYYGDMWIVKLSSNGTIEWQKALGGSMEDSAYSGMQTSDGGYIVAGMTGSDDGDVSGYHGYGDAWILKLDQTGSIEWENALGGTDTEAALSVFQSADGGYVVAGSTKSADGDVSGHKDGFDVWLIKLSTLGKIIWEGCLGGTSDDYGTSVIQTDDNDYVVLGYSNSDDGNLTENNGEYDLWIVKLMGE, encoded by the coding sequence ATGACGAAGCACGTATTGATTATCACACTGCTGGTAATACTCCTAACCTTATCTTCTTGTGCAAAAAAGAATCAGCATCTCATAACTCTTATTGCAAACCCTGCAGAAGGTGGACAGGTAAGTGGCGGTAGAAAGTATTCTCACGAAAGCCCGGTTACTGCAATCGCTACTCCGAACCAGGATTGGCAGTTTGTCAGCTGGACCGAGTCGGGTCTTGAACAAAGCGAGAATCCGGTTTACGAGTTTTTAGCCGAAAGGGATAGAACACTCGTCGCGAATTTTGTCAGAACGAGCCACGAAGTTACAGTCGAGGCCACGCCCGAAATCGGAGGGATAGTTGGTGGAGGCGGATTGTTCGACCATGGGAGCGAGGTGACCGTAGTTGCAACTCCGAATGAAGGCTGGCGATTCATGTACTGGACAGAGGATCTTTCTAAAGTTGATGAAAGCGAAAGCTACAGCTTTCTTATTACTGAAGACAGAGAACTGACAGCACACTTTGCCCGTGAATTCACGATAACTCTTTCCTGGAACGGTAATGGTTCTGTAAATACTAGTGACTCTATTGAGATGGTCAATGACTCAGAAGACTTCCGTTTTTCTTCATACGAAGATTTGAAGGGGATTTGGGACGGAACCATGAAATGGGGAATAAATGAAGACAGAGGATTCGTTATCGCCATAGAAATGCAGGATGAAGGTAAGTTTGGAGGGATAGCAGCTGTCGATAATGGGCCTCACGATATTGCTTTGAAAGGTTCAGTTAATGAAGATGGCGATGTAGAGTTCAGTTTCACCGTGGAATCGAGCCTGCCCGGAGTCGAAGACTACCTGTTCAGTTTCGACGGTACTGTTGAAGAGACTTCCATTTCGGGCAACTACACGGTTCGCGAAGGTAGAGACCTTTACAAGCAGGGAACCTTCGAGATGGAGAAACGTTATTCAGAGCAGGTGCTGGTCGAACTGGGAGAGGACATAACTTTCGATATTATTCCGGGAAGTGACTGGTACACAGATGAAGTAATAGTTGACTGGCTATCCGCGGGAACTCTTACGGAGTACACATTTGAAAACGTAGAAAGGAATCATTATCTCCACGTAGAGTTCAAGCCCGTTACACATACAATTACTTCTGGTGCAGAAGCCGGCGGTAGAATTGTTCCGTCTGGAGATATCGAAGTGGTTCAAGGTGGTAACCAGGTATTCAACATATTTGCGGACGAGGGTTACGCCATAGAAGATGTTGAAGTCGATGGACTCTCTATAGGACCGGTAGCGATCTATGAATTCGAGAATGTGACGGCGGGCCACACGATATTTGCCAGATTCATCAAAACGTATACGATAACGGCCTCGGCCGGAGTCGGTGGCACAATAACACCCTCAGGGGAGGTAACTGTATTTCAGGGCTGGGGTCAGTCATTTGCGATTAGTCCCAGCAAAGGCTATGCGATACAGGATGTCGTTGTCGATGGTTCATCGGTAGGGAAAATCGATTCGTATGTCTTCTATCATGTCATGGCAGACCACACGATTCATGCGTCTTTCCAGGAAGTTCTTCCTCCAGGGATGTGGCAGAGAAGTCTGGGCGGTACAAAAAACGACTCTTCAAACGAGATCTGTCAGACATATGATGGAGGCTTCATTATATTGGGACATACACTTTCTAATGACATCGATGTAAGTGGCAATCATGGAAACGGGGATGCATGGATTGCGAAGGTCAATCCAAATGGTTGGCTTAGCTGGCAGAACTGCATCGGGGGAAGTAATCTCGACTATGGCAGATCGATTAAAGAGGTATCGGACGGTAACTTCATATTATGCGGCAATACCTTCTCAAGCAGCATAAACAGTAATGATTTCGAGCAAGAGGCAGTGAATTACGGAGATGCATGGATCGCAAAAATTAATAAGACTGGCGGAATAATCTGGAAGAAGATTTTGGGTGGGAACAATGGCGATATATTCAGATCGATTATTCAGACCGTTGACGGCGGGTTTGCCGTTTTAGGCAATACGTCATCCTCAGACGGCGACATTGCTTTCAACAATGGTGGCAGCGACTTGTGGATAGTCAAGCTGGATGAGACCGGCGAAATAGAATGGCAGGAGTGTCTCGGCGGCAGCGGCGATGAATACGGTAATTCGATACATCAAACTACAGATGGTGGATATCTACTTTGCGGTCAGACAGATTCAGATGATGGAGACGTATCCGGTACTCACGACACTTACTATGGAGATATGTGGATAGTGAAGCTTAGCAGCAATGGCACCATTGAATGGCAGAAGGCTCTTGGCGGCAGCATGGAAGATTCTGCATATTCCGGCATGCAGACCTCGGATGGAGGTTATATTGTGGCGGGAATGACTGGATCAGATGATGGTGACGTTAGCGGGTACCACGGATACGGTGATGCATGGATTCTGAAACTGGATCAGACTGGTTCAATCGAATGGGAGAATGCCTTAGGAGGAACAGACACCGAAGCTGCTCTGTCAGTGTTTCAGAGCGCGGACGGAGGATACGTAGTAGCGGGAAGTACAAAATCAGCCGATGGTGATGTTTCAGGACACAAGGATGGTTTCGATGTATGGCTCATAAAACTTTCAACTTTGGGAAAGATAATATGGGAAGGCTGTCTCGGAGGCACTTCAGATGATTATGGAACTTCCGTAATACAGACTGATGATAATGACTATGTCGTTCTTGGTTATTCGAATTCCGATGATGGAAATCTTACAGAGAATAATGGAGAATACGATCTCTGGATTGTCAAGCTCATGGGTGAATAA
- a CDS encoding glycerophosphodiester phosphodiesterase family protein yields the protein MKGVLPIARIGFSEIRLYLDRMAPKSLTFMVLTKIVFSFVTVPLIAFLLGSLFSFSGRRMVLDWGFLNLVDSFPGIAVFFTVAFLWLLGFSFEQSGLVGFSSAALKNNKERLISVLMRILRIFPRLLGLASFKAGILLLCALPTLRTLPALQRAFTRQLPVGKYPSEGTGLFGWIAALVSFLVISRLLISWVFAVHYAVLEGKTFVGSLKASSNLVHGSRKRVLLTVLAFWPLSVLLIMVNSLVFRVSRDFIIRSSYDPTSMNILKLSLFASVEIMITTALSIGISIIYSILITRLFYELKEGNSDYRITAVMNPAKTKSLKLQRPWILPLLIFLAIQGVFFGYLGRFLVDTEIELPLVTAHRGSSFKAPENSLSAIRAAFEDGADIIEIDIQMTSDGILVLNHDRSLTKVAGVGERVHNLTFEEIAILDIGSRFSRQFSGEKIPTLAEVITYMIEIPSSVKLNVELKDYGFSPGISEATVQLIKEMDFSNRVMITSTSIERLSTVRELAPDIPIGLIVGHLSSSVWDIDVDSYCVPSTILNERFIQRAKSMGRDVHVWTVNNTEEMSRYSAMGVTSIITDRPDVLSQLLLREAEMSIFQLRVLSILMT from the coding sequence ATGAAGGGGGTTTTGCCAATAGCAAGAATAGGATTTAGTGAGATTCGCCTATATTTGGATAGAATGGCGCCGAAGTCATTGACCTTTATGGTTCTGACAAAAATAGTGTTCTCTTTCGTGACGGTTCCATTAATTGCCTTTTTGCTAGGATCATTGTTCTCCTTCTCCGGAAGAAGAATGGTCCTTGACTGGGGTTTCTTGAATCTTGTTGACAGTTTCCCAGGAATTGCCGTTTTCTTTACAGTAGCTTTCCTATGGTTGCTTGGTTTTTCATTTGAGCAAAGCGGGCTGGTAGGGTTTTCATCAGCGGCTCTGAAAAATAATAAGGAGAGATTGATATCTGTCTTGATGAGAATTCTGAGGATATTTCCCAGATTGCTTGGGTTAGCATCATTCAAGGCAGGAATCCTTTTGCTGTGCGCTCTTCCTACATTAAGAACTCTTCCGGCATTACAGAGAGCCTTCACTAGACAGCTCCCGGTCGGAAAGTATCCGTCAGAAGGCACAGGCTTGTTTGGATGGATAGCGGCCTTGGTCTCCTTTCTTGTTATAAGCAGACTTCTGATTTCATGGGTCTTTGCAGTTCACTACGCCGTTCTTGAAGGAAAAACCTTCGTTGGTTCTCTCAAGGCAAGCTCCAACCTTGTACATGGAAGCAGAAAGAGGGTTTTGCTTACTGTGCTAGCGTTTTGGCCACTATCCGTGCTGCTGATTATGGTCAATTCTTTGGTATTCAGAGTTTCAAGAGACTTCATTATCCGGTCAAGTTACGATCCGACATCAATGAATATCCTTAAACTATCATTGTTTGCTTCCGTCGAGATTATGATAACAACTGCTCTGTCTATTGGAATATCAATTATCTATTCGATACTCATTACAAGACTGTTCTATGAACTTAAAGAAGGAAATTCGGACTATCGGATAACAGCGGTTATGAACCCTGCCAAAACGAAGTCACTGAAGTTGCAGAGACCTTGGATTCTTCCCTTACTTATATTTCTTGCGATCCAGGGGGTCTTCTTCGGATACCTTGGTCGCTTTCTTGTTGATACTGAGATCGAGTTGCCCCTAGTTACCGCTCATAGGGGAAGTTCATTCAAAGCGCCGGAGAACTCTTTGAGCGCAATCAGAGCTGCTTTTGAAGACGGAGCGGACATCATCGAAATCGATATTCAAATGACAAGCGATGGAATACTTGTACTGAATCACGATAGATCGCTCACAAAGGTTGCAGGCGTAGGAGAACGCGTTCACAATCTAACCTTTGAGGAGATAGCCATTCTCGACATTGGTAGCCGATTCTCAAGGCAGTTCTCGGGAGAGAAAATTCCGACTCTGGCAGAAGTCATCACATACATGATCGAGATCCCTTCAAGTGTAAAACTGAATGTTGAACTTAAGGATTATGGTTTCTCGCCGGGAATTTCCGAGGCGACAGTGCAGCTAATCAAAGAGATGGATTTTTCAAACAGGGTTATGATAACTTCAACGAGTATCGAAAGACTCTCAACCGTGAGAGAGCTTGCGCCAGACATTCCCATTGGACTTATCGTAGGACATCTGAGCAGTAGTGTCTGGGATATCGATGTTGATTCTTATTGTGTGCCCTCTACGATTCTGAATGAAAGGTTTATTCAGAGAGCAAAATCAATGGGAAGAGACGTCCATGTATGGACGGTAAACAATACAGAAGAGATGTCGCGATACTCTGCAATGGGCGTCACTTCGATAATCACTGACAGACCTGACGTCTTGTCTCAGCTCCTTCTCAGGGAAGCAGAAATGTCGATCTTCCAGCTGAGAGTGCTCAGTATTTTGATGACATAA
- a CDS encoding flavin reductase family protein, with product MTEFSFPEYSTELLESLKAGKVLIGVTDGVETNLMTVAWGFLGNTWNRPVFIAMIRPSRFTHNFFRSSDGFSVNFMSEKWQEALDFCGTRSGKYFDKFKETGLTPQEGMSPSIVVVGEADKVLECRVVSKEALTPLALNGSIASTFYGDNSYHSLIFGEITDSYTLP from the coding sequence ATGACTGAATTCAGCTTTCCAGAGTATTCAACAGAGCTTCTAGAAAGTCTTAAGGCAGGCAAAGTTCTGATTGGGGTAACCGACGGAGTGGAAACTAACCTGATGACAGTTGCCTGGGGTTTCTTAGGCAATACCTGGAATCGGCCAGTGTTCATCGCCATGATCAGACCGAGTAGATTTACTCATAATTTCTTCAGGAGTAGTGACGGCTTCTCCGTTAACTTCATGTCAGAAAAGTGGCAGGAGGCTCTAGACTTCTGCGGGACAAGAAGCGGAAAGTATTTTGACAAGTTTAAGGAAACCGGTTTGACTCCACAAGAGGGAATGTCACCATCGATAGTGGTAGTGGGTGAGGCAGATAAAGTATTGGAATGCCGCGTTGTTTCTAAGGAAGCATTAACACCTCTTGCTCTGAATGGAAGCATAGCAAGCACTTTCTACGGCGATAACTCATATCATTCGCTCATATTTGGAGAAATCACCGATTCATACACTCTTCCTTGA
- a CDS encoding peroxiredoxin, giving the protein MLLKGEKSEDFSLFGSDLKEYKLNEYLGKKVVLVFYPGAFTSVCQRELCTFRDSLANFDTMNAIILGISMDSPFANKAFKEQNSLSFQLLSDIGGGVSRKYGGVHEDFSGVKGLMVSKRAVFIVNKDGKIAYTWVSEDPRVEPDYAEISNQLKKI; this is encoded by the coding sequence ATGTTGCTTAAGGGAGAAAAGAGCGAAGATTTTTCGCTCTTCGGTTCAGATCTCAAAGAGTACAAGCTAAACGAATATCTAGGAAAGAAAGTTGTTCTCGTTTTCTATCCCGGTGCATTCACAAGTGTCTGTCAAAGAGAACTCTGCACTTTCAGAGATTCACTGGCGAATTTCGATACCATGAATGCCATTATCCTGGGAATAAGTATGGACAGCCCCTTTGCCAACAAAGCCTTTAAAGAGCAGAATTCTCTTTCCTTTCAGTTGCTTTCCGATATAGGAGGGGGAGTGTCGAGGAAATACGGTGGTGTGCACGAGGATTTTTCCGGTGTCAAAGGCCTTATGGTCTCAAAGAGGGCTGTGTTCATAGTGAACAAAGATGGCAAGATAGCTTACACATGGGTTTCGGAAGATCCGAGAGTAGAACCCGACTACGCAGAAATCTCAAATCAGCTGAAGAAGATTTAG
- a CDS encoding phosphoribosylaminoimidazolecarboxamide formyltransferase — MNIKRAFISVHNKSEVETIAGYLASNAVEIVATDHTAEYLIAHGIKAIKVADYTGFPPIFDGRLKAIHPKIIGGILAIQDLPEHIYEMREHSILPFDLIVLNLKPFESAVKESPDESNLSKEIDVSGPALLMASAKNHRDIVVISDPSDYEEVIASLEDCGDVPLLKRRRYALKAIYAAMLYNSSIHKALSQIFASEKYDYTVMEHVMQLLYGDNPSQSANVLKLTQEPGLLDEVQIGNPSVGLKKSQLRNMNVFMELYYYSDNISVFLDKGKIVKVCSGRLPEQTSDGGPDTMFASTYAIDGDTLKTLHESGIEAFGGVFDRDAIRAARERDIMILTAPVHEAVSLSEETYSGFGNYFVRERTFKLKDYELEIDDKLALYCSRINRANNLSIFRDGESLLLLSGLSYGEMMNYDFTKRDLRDSVMACDNDLSDELIRKLIAAGVKRLILPGTKRTYSNRNVLVLGIDFTRLNN, encoded by the coding sequence ATGAACATCAAGCGTGCGTTTATCAGTGTTCACAACAAGTCAGAAGTGGAGACAATAGCAGGCTATCTTGCTTCAAATGCGGTAGAGATAGTAGCAACTGATCATACTGCAGAATACCTCATAGCTCACGGTATAAAGGCAATAAAGGTTGCAGACTATACTGGTTTCCCACCGATATTTGACGGAAGGTTGAAAGCTATTCACCCAAAGATAATTGGTGGAATACTTGCGATTCAGGATCTTCCTGAGCACATTTATGAGATGAGGGAGCACTCGATTCTTCCTTTCGACTTGATAGTTCTTAACCTGAAGCCTTTTGAGTCAGCTGTAAAGGAATCGCCTGACGAATCCAACCTGTCGAAGGAAATTGATGTAAGTGGACCTGCTCTGTTGATGGCAAGTGCTAAGAATCATAGGGATATTGTTGTGATATCAGATCCTTCGGACTATGAAGAAGTTATCGCGAGTTTGGAAGATTGTGGAGACGTTCCTCTTCTCAAGAGAAGAAGATACGCGCTTAAAGCGATCTATGCTGCCATGCTCTACAATTCATCTATCCATAAGGCTCTCTCTCAGATATTTGCATCCGAGAAATACGACTACACGGTCATGGAACACGTTATGCAGCTTCTCTATGGTGATAATCCCTCTCAGAGCGCTAACGTGCTAAAACTCACACAGGAACCGGGACTGCTAGACGAGGTTCAGATCGGGAACCCTTCGGTGGGGCTGAAGAAATCACAACTGAGGAATATGAACGTGTTCATGGAACTCTATTATTACAGTGACAACATCTCCGTATTCCTTGACAAAGGGAAAATAGTCAAAGTCTGTTCAGGCAGATTGCCAGAGCAAACTTCTGATGGCGGTCCTGATACGATGTTCGCTTCTACTTATGCCATCGACGGAGATACTCTCAAGACGCTTCATGAAAGTGGGATCGAGGCTTTCGGCGGCGTTTTTGATCGTGATGCGATACGAGCCGCGCGAGAAAGAGACATCATGATACTGACAGCTCCTGTGCATGAGGCGGTGTCGCTTTCCGAAGAGACATATTCCGGCTTTGGAAACTACTTCGTAAGAGAACGCACGTTCAAGTTGAAAGACTACGAACTTGAGATTGATGACAAGCTCGCTCTCTACTGCTCCCGTATAAATAGGGCGAATAATTTATCGATCTTCAGAGATGGAGAGAGTTTGCTTCTTCTGAGCGGATTGAGTTACGGAGAAATGATGAACTACGACTTTACAAAGCGCGATCTCAGAGATTCGGTTATGGCTTGCGATAATGATTTGAGCGACGAGTTAATAAGAAAACTCATAGCAGCCGGGGTCAAGAGACTCATTTTGCCGGGCACTAAGAGGACTTATTCAAATAGAAACGTTCTTGTGCTTGGAATTGACTTCACAAGACTCAACAATTGA
- a CDS encoding glutamine synthetase family protein translates to MTEKELIQKCESREIGFVRLQITDINGMLKNVEVPARMLPAILEKGAMFDGSSIDGFVRIEESDMYLRPDLSTFAFLPWDNGQGKTIRLICDVYKPDGTPFEGDPRYVLKRVIQKAKNMGFETYAGPEPEFFIVKRDRDCGKPIGAFLDTGSYFDLLPVDGGEEVRKQIVLSLQEMGFEVEAAHHEVAPSQHEIDFRYTDILKTADNVQTFKWVVKTIAIANGFHATFMPKPFSGVNGSGMHVHMSLFSDGNNAFYDFSKDHGLSETALSFVGGIILRAKEITAVTNPTINSYKRLTPGYEAPVNISWALGNRSAMIRIPSTRGEGTRLEFRSPDPTCNPYLALALTLAAGLDGIEKKIEPPNPVDENIFKMKGSRRKELMIENLPGTLINALEFTRNSEFVKSTLGDHIFSTFVRSKEGEWNEFCASVTDWEIRKYLELY, encoded by the coding sequence ATGACTGAAAAGGAACTGATTCAGAAGTGTGAATCTAGAGAAATTGGTTTTGTGAGGCTTCAGATAACCGATATAAACGGTATGCTGAAGAATGTGGAAGTCCCTGCAAGAATGCTACCTGCAATTCTGGAAAAGGGTGCGATGTTCGACGGCTCTTCAATCGATGGCTTTGTGAGAATCGAGGAGTCCGACATGTATCTACGACCGGATCTTTCAACTTTTGCTTTCCTTCCCTGGGACAATGGTCAGGGAAAAACCATACGACTCATTTGTGATGTCTACAAACCTGATGGGACACCCTTTGAGGGAGACCCAAGATATGTTTTGAAGAGAGTAATCCAGAAAGCTAAAAACATGGGGTTCGAGACTTACGCCGGTCCGGAACCTGAGTTCTTTATAGTCAAGAGAGACCGTGACTGTGGAAAACCGATCGGTGCGTTTCTGGATACGGGAAGTTATTTCGACCTCCTTCCAGTTGACGGAGGCGAGGAGGTAAGGAAACAGATCGTACTTTCTCTACAGGAAATGGGCTTTGAAGTTGAGGCGGCACATCATGAGGTAGCCCCTTCTCAACACGAAATTGACTTCAGATACACTGACATACTGAAAACCGCAGATAACGTCCAGACGTTCAAATGGGTTGTGAAGACGATAGCTATAGCCAATGGATTTCATGCAACATTTATGCCGAAGCCCTTTTCGGGAGTCAACGGATCAGGGATGCATGTCCATATGAGCCTCTTCTCGGACGGCAACAATGCCTTTTACGATTTCTCAAAAGATCACGGGTTAAGTGAAACCGCTCTGAGTTTCGTCGGGGGAATTATCTTACGAGCAAAAGAGATTACCGCCGTTACAAATCCAACTATAAACAGCTATAAGAGACTTACACCGGGATACGAGGCCCCCGTGAATATCTCTTGGGCGCTGGGAAACAGGAGCGCAATGATCAGAATACCCAGCACTAGGGGAGAAGGAACCAGACTTGAATTCAGAAGTCCCGATCCTACGTGCAATCCTTACCTTGCGCTAGCATTGACTCTCGCAGCCGGTCTTGACGGTATTGAGAAAAAGATCGAGCCACCAAATCCGGTAGACGAGAATATTTTCAAGATGAAAGGCTCGAGAAGAAAAGAACTGATGATAGAAAACCTTCCCGGGACTCTAATCAATGCTCTTGAGTTTACTAGGAACAGCGAATTCGTGAAATCGACGCTAGGTGATCACATTTTCAGTACCTTCGTCAGATCAAAAGAGGGTGAATGGAACGAATTCTGCGCTTCGGTCACCGACTGGGAGATCCGTAAATATCTGGAACTCTACTGA
- a CDS encoding FmdB family zinc ribbon protein codes for MITEVTLLPLYSFVCKECGHEESLLLGMSAPVPPCEKCGGILSKQITNISSFGSSSGSDSCGSCSGGSCSTCGH; via the coding sequence ATGATAACGGAGGTGACTCTTTTGCCTTTATACAGTTTTGTCTGCAAAGAATGTGGTCACGAGGAGAGTCTTCTTTTGGGGATGAGCGCTCCGGTGCCTCCCTGTGAAAAATGCGGAGGTATTCTCTCAAAGCAGATAACTAATATTTCAAGTTTCGGATCATCCTCGGGTTCCGACAGTTGCGGCTCATGCTCTGGTGGAAGTTGCTCAACCTGCGGACACTGA
- a CDS encoding TldD/PmbA family protein: protein MDFNTFADKAFKISREKGFDEAEIYYSRGGEFQLSSLNGEIDSYTDASSIEVYFRGLKNGKIGTAFSEILSEEAATLLVEEAFENCSIASGEDVYIFHDGTGEYSNFEGYSGVFQKKTVKEKIDTVVSLEKLALEYDKKILMVPTCRSADTWSEVTIINTLGLNRRYKSDGGFAVVVSLAGDEKSKKTGFSFSLVRTPEELDVKRVAEEASKRAIDQLGAGNVKSGKYRVVFRNDVFGQLFGTFTSMYSADNVQRGLSILKGKMGTVIGSSKLTVYDDPFLPESPYSKPFDDEGVPTCKKALVERGELKTLLYDLRTAAKEGTKSTGNSVRGTYRSKPSIAPVNTVIRSGDLSFDELLETMGEGIFVTDLAGLHSGTNQVSGEFSLGASGFFVKDGKISSPIEQFTISSNILKVYNGIVEVGSDFVSSIYRVSSPSVLVDEIDVASE from the coding sequence ATGGATTTCAATACCTTTGCCGACAAGGCTTTCAAAATCTCCAGAGAAAAGGGCTTTGATGAAGCCGAGATCTATTATTCGAGGGGTGGAGAATTTCAGTTAAGCTCTCTGAATGGAGAAATCGATTCATATACGGATGCAAGTTCGATAGAAGTTTACTTCAGAGGTCTCAAGAACGGAAAGATCGGAACGGCATTTTCAGAGATTCTAAGCGAAGAGGCAGCGACACTGCTGGTCGAAGAGGCTTTTGAGAACTGCTCAATAGCAAGCGGAGAAGATGTGTATATCTTCCATGACGGAACTGGTGAGTACAGTAACTTTGAAGGTTACTCGGGAGTCTTCCAGAAGAAGACCGTGAAGGAGAAGATCGATACCGTTGTGTCTCTTGAGAAGCTGGCTCTGGAATACGATAAGAAGATCCTTATGGTTCCTACATGCAGATCTGCCGATACCTGGTCGGAAGTAACCATAATCAATACACTCGGATTGAATAGGCGGTACAAGAGCGACGGTGGATTTGCCGTTGTAGTGAGTCTCGCAGGCGACGAGAAATCTAAGAAGACAGGCTTCAGTTTCTCACTTGTCAGAACGCCTGAAGAGCTGGATGTGAAAAGAGTCGCTGAAGAGGCTTCAAAGAGGGCCATAGATCAACTCGGTGCCGGAAATGTGAAGAGTGGAAAGTACAGAGTCGTTTTCAGAAACGATGTCTTCGGACAGCTTTTCGGAACTTTCACCTCTATGTACTCGGCGGACAACGTTCAGAGGGGCCTTTCCATCTTGAAAGGGAAAATGGGGACCGTAATTGGATCGAGCAAACTTACGGTGTACGACGACCCATTTCTTCCCGAGAGTCCTTACAGTAAGCCGTTTGACGACGAAGGAGTGCCGACGTGCAAAAAAGCGCTTGTTGAGAGAGGTGAGTTGAAGACTCTTTTGTATGACTTGAGAACGGCCGCGAAAGAAGGCACGAAGTCAACGGGAAACTCAGTAAGGGGTACTTACAGGTCAAAGCCTTCAATAGCCCCAGTGAATACTGTTATTAGATCGGGAGACTTGAGTTTCGATGAACTCCTCGAAACTATGGGTGAAGGTATTTTCGTAACCGATCTTGCCGGCCTTCATTCAGGAACGAATCAGGTTTCGGGCGAGTTTTCACTCGGAGCAAGCGGCTTTTTCGTGAAGGATGGAAAGATAAGCAGTCCCATAGAGCAGTTTACGATATCTTCGAATATATTGAAGGTCTATAATGGCATTGTCGAAGTTGGCAGCGATTTTGTTTCATCTATCTATCGTGTGAGTTCTCCTTCAGTCTTAGTAGATGAGATAGATGTGGCTTCTGAATGA